From Choloepus didactylus isolate mChoDid1 chromosome 19, mChoDid1.pri, whole genome shotgun sequence, one genomic window encodes:
- the SMOX gene encoding spermine oxidase isoform X4 — protein sequence MQSCESSGDSADDPLSRGLRRRGQPRVVVIGAGLAGLAAARALLEQGFTDVTVLEATSHIGGRVQSVKLGHATFDLGATWIHGSHGNPIYHLAEANGLLEETTEGERSVGRISLYSKNGVACYLTNHGRRIPKDVVEEFSDLYDEVYNLTQEFFRHDKPVDAESQNSVGVFTREEVRNRIRGDPDDLEATKRLKLAMIQQYLKVESCESSSHSMDEVSLSAFGEWTEIPGAHHIIPSGFMRVVELLAEAIPAHVIQLGKPVRCVHWDQASGRPRGPEIEPRGKGDHNHDTGEGGWGGEEPREDGLEEDEQWPVVVECEDCEMIPADHVIVTVSLGVLKRQYASFFRPSLPAEKVAAIHRLGISTTDKIFLEFEEPFWGPECNSLQFVWEDEAESCTLTYPPELWYRKICGFDVLYPPERYGHMLCGWICGEEALVMERCDEETVSEVCTEMLRQFTGGFEWGRCGEAGQAPAVHRELQDGAYAGAVLR from the exons ATGCAAAGTTGTGAATCCAGTGGCGACAGTGCGGATGACCCTCTCAGTCGTGGCCTACGGAGAAGGGGACAGCCTCGTGTGGTGGTGATCGGTGCCGGCTTGGCTGGCCTGGCCGCAGCCAGAGCGCTTCTGGAGCAGGGCTTCACGGATGTCACTGTGCTCGAGGCTACTAGCCACATCGGAGGCCGTGTGCAGAGCGTGAAACTCG GACACGCCACCTTTGATCTGGGAGCCACTTGGATCCATGGCTCCCACGGGAATCCCATCTATCATCTAGCAGAAGCCAATGGCCTCCTGGAAGAGACAACTGAGGGCGAGCGCAGCGTGGGCCGCATCAGCCTCTACTCCAAGAATGGCGTGGCCTGCTACCTCACCAACCATGGGCGCAGGATCCCGAAGGACGTGGTTGAGGAATTCAGCGATTTATACGACGAG GTCTATAACTTGACCCAGGAGTTCTTCCGCCATGATAAACCAGTCGACGCTGAGAGTCAGAACAGCGTAGGGGTGTTCACCCGGGAGGAGGTGCGCAACCGCATCAGGGGTGACCCCGACGACCTGGAGGCCACCAAGCGCCTGAAGCTCGCCATGATCCAGCAGTACCTGAAG GTGGAGAGCTGTGAGAGTAGCTCGCACAGCATGGATGAGGTGTCTCTGAGCGCTTTCGGGGAGTGGACCGAGATCCCCGGCGCCCACCACATCATCCCCTCGGGCTTCATGCGGGTCGTGGAGCTGCTGGCCGAGGCCATCCCTGCCCATGTCATCCAGCTGGGGAAACCTGTCCGTTGTGTTCACTGGGACCAGGCCTCGGGCCGCCCCCGGGGCCCTGAGATCGAGCCCCGGGGCAAGGGTGACCACAATCACGACACTGGGGAGGGCGGCTGGGGAGGAGAGGAGCCCCGGGAGGACGGGCTGGAGGAGGACGAGCAGTGGCCGGTGGTGGTGGAGTGCGAGGACTGTGAGATGATCCCAgcggaccatgtgattgtgacgGTGTCGCTGGGCGTGCTCAAGAGGCAGTACGCCAGCTTCTTCCGGCCGAGCCTGCCCGCCGAGAAGGTGGCCGCCATCCACCGCCTGGGCATCAGCACCACTGACAAGATCTTTCTTGAATTCGAGGAGCCCTTCTGGGGCCCCGAGTGCAACAGCCTACAGTTTGTGTGGGAGGACGAGGCGGAGAGCTGCACCCTCACCTACCCGCCCGAGCTCTGGTACCGCAAGATCTGCGGGTTCGATGTCCTCTACCCGCCCGAGCGTTATGGCCACATGCTGTGTGGCTGGATCTGTGGTGAGGAGGCCCTTGTCATGGAGAGGTGTGACGAGGAGACAGTGTCTGAGGTCTGCACGGAGATGCTGCGTCAGTTCACAG
- the SMOX gene encoding spermine oxidase isoform X3: MQSCESSGDSADDPLSRGLRRRGQPRVVVIGAGLAGLAAARALLEQGFTDVTVLEATSHIGGRVQSVKLGHATFDLGATWIHGSHGNPIYHLAEANGLLEETTEGERSVGRISLYSKNGVACYLTNHGRRIPKDVVEEFSDLYDEVYNLTQEFFRHDKPVDAESQNSVGVFTREEVRNRIRGDPDDLEATKRLKLAMIQQYLKVESCESSSHSMDEVSLSAFGEWTEIPGAHHIIPSGFMRVVELLAEAIPAHVIQLGKPVRCVHWDQASGRPRGPEIEPRGKGDHNHDTGEGGWGGEEPREDGLEEDEQWPVVVECEDCEMIPADHVIVTVSLGVLKRQYASFFRPSLPAEKVAAIHRLGISTTDKIFLEFEEPFWGPECNSLQFVWEDEAESCTLTYPPELWYRKICGFDVLYPPERYGHMLCGWICGEEALVMERCDEETVSEVCTEMLRQFTGGFEWGRCGEAGQAPAVHRELQDGARKLLKAAARSPFTFQVPRTVPGT, translated from the exons ATGCAAAGTTGTGAATCCAGTGGCGACAGTGCGGATGACCCTCTCAGTCGTGGCCTACGGAGAAGGGGACAGCCTCGTGTGGTGGTGATCGGTGCCGGCTTGGCTGGCCTGGCCGCAGCCAGAGCGCTTCTGGAGCAGGGCTTCACGGATGTCACTGTGCTCGAGGCTACTAGCCACATCGGAGGCCGTGTGCAGAGCGTGAAACTCG GACACGCCACCTTTGATCTGGGAGCCACTTGGATCCATGGCTCCCACGGGAATCCCATCTATCATCTAGCAGAAGCCAATGGCCTCCTGGAAGAGACAACTGAGGGCGAGCGCAGCGTGGGCCGCATCAGCCTCTACTCCAAGAATGGCGTGGCCTGCTACCTCACCAACCATGGGCGCAGGATCCCGAAGGACGTGGTTGAGGAATTCAGCGATTTATACGACGAG GTCTATAACTTGACCCAGGAGTTCTTCCGCCATGATAAACCAGTCGACGCTGAGAGTCAGAACAGCGTAGGGGTGTTCACCCGGGAGGAGGTGCGCAACCGCATCAGGGGTGACCCCGACGACCTGGAGGCCACCAAGCGCCTGAAGCTCGCCATGATCCAGCAGTACCTGAAG GTGGAGAGCTGTGAGAGTAGCTCGCACAGCATGGATGAGGTGTCTCTGAGCGCTTTCGGGGAGTGGACCGAGATCCCCGGCGCCCACCACATCATCCCCTCGGGCTTCATGCGGGTCGTGGAGCTGCTGGCCGAGGCCATCCCTGCCCATGTCATCCAGCTGGGGAAACCTGTCCGTTGTGTTCACTGGGACCAGGCCTCGGGCCGCCCCCGGGGCCCTGAGATCGAGCCCCGGGGCAAGGGTGACCACAATCACGACACTGGGGAGGGCGGCTGGGGAGGAGAGGAGCCCCGGGAGGACGGGCTGGAGGAGGACGAGCAGTGGCCGGTGGTGGTGGAGTGCGAGGACTGTGAGATGATCCCAgcggaccatgtgattgtgacgGTGTCGCTGGGCGTGCTCAAGAGGCAGTACGCCAGCTTCTTCCGGCCGAGCCTGCCCGCCGAGAAGGTGGCCGCCATCCACCGCCTGGGCATCAGCACCACTGACAAGATCTTTCTTGAATTCGAGGAGCCCTTCTGGGGCCCCGAGTGCAACAGCCTACAGTTTGTGTGGGAGGACGAGGCGGAGAGCTGCACCCTCACCTACCCGCCCGAGCTCTGGTACCGCAAGATCTGCGGGTTCGATGTCCTCTACCCGCCCGAGCGTTATGGCCACATGCTGTGTGGCTGGATCTGTGGTGAGGAGGCCCTTGTCATGGAGAGGTGTGACGAGGAGACAGTGTCTGAGGTCTGCACGGAGATGCTGCGTCAGTTCACAG